From Streptomyces sp. NBC_01426, a single genomic window includes:
- a CDS encoding AfsR/SARP family transcriptional regulator, producing MKIQILGPLSAEVNGGSIVPTAGKPCQILALLALYPGRVMPVPTLMEEIWGTDLPQSALTTLQTYILQLRRRLGTAMGPGAPGSAKDILATRHGGYLLQIPPESVDVHTYETLVAGGQNAFDQGDDETAADLLRKALALWQGPALVDVRVGPILDIEVLRLAESRLVTTERRIDVDLRLGRHTELLAELAELIARHPQHEGLHSQAMVALYRSGRQAKALDVFRRLRTRLIDELGVEPSQQLQRLHQAMLKVDPALDVVAGPRRSSTFDLYAA from the coding sequence GTGAAGATTCAGATTCTGGGACCTTTGAGTGCCGAGGTCAACGGAGGATCGATCGTTCCCACGGCGGGCAAGCCGTGTCAGATCCTGGCGCTCCTCGCGCTCTACCCGGGCCGGGTGATGCCCGTGCCGACCCTCATGGAGGAGATCTGGGGCACCGACCTGCCACAGAGCGCGCTCACCACCCTGCAGACGTACATCCTCCAACTGCGCCGCAGACTGGGCACGGCCATGGGGCCGGGGGCCCCCGGCTCGGCGAAGGACATCCTCGCCACCCGGCACGGCGGATACCTGCTCCAGATCCCCCCGGAGTCCGTGGACGTCCACACGTACGAGACCCTCGTGGCCGGCGGCCAGAACGCCTTCGACCAGGGCGACGACGAGACCGCGGCGGACCTGCTGCGCAAGGCGCTCGCCCTGTGGCAGGGACCGGCGCTCGTCGACGTACGGGTCGGCCCGATCCTCGACATCGAGGTCCTGCGGCTCGCGGAGAGCCGACTCGTCACCACCGAACGGCGCATCGACGTCGACCTGCGGCTGGGACGGCACACGGAACTCCTCGCGGAACTCGCCGAACTCATCGCCCGGCACCCGCAGCACGAGGGACTGCACTCGCAGGCGATGGTCGCGCTGTACCGGTCGGGGCGGCAGGCGAAGGCGCTGGACGTCTTCCGGCGGCTGCGGACACGACTCATCGACGAACTGGGCGTGGAGCCCTCGCAGCAGCTGCAACGACTGCACCAGGCGATGCTGAAGGTGGACCCGGCGTTGGACGTGGTGGCGGGGCCGCGGAGGTCTTCGACGTTCGACCTGTACGCGGCGTAG